The segment TGTGGATGAGCAAGAAAACGAGAGAtgactgaaaacacacacacacacattgtggtCTGTGCAAGATTAGCTCCTACTTCCGTATACCCCAGCGTCTGAAGCTCAACTGAAGTGTTTCCTGACTGAAGTAGCGCAGCCTCAGAGTGTTTAACGCTTGTGTCTGGTGTTCAGAATTCAGCATGAGGATAATAAAACTTCATTTCTGTGAGTAAATTCATATGTTTCTGATTCAACAGGGATTCTGTACCTAAAATGTTGTCTTTTGAGTTTAGTTTCTGCAGGAATGACATGTAGGTTATTCTAAACCCttgtggtgtatgtgtgtgtgttttgtcatgACTAGATCTACTTGTGTGCTGTGGAGCTGCAGAAGGTTTCACAGAGAAGTCAGTAGATTTGGGACAAAATGTGACTCTAAAGTGTGAGGTGTCTGTAAGAGATGTGCTCTGGTTCCTGATGAAGCCGTCAGAACCTCCGGTGTTTATATTACGCTCTTTCTCGAGCAGATCCACGCGCCCAAATTACAGTAGCATGACCTTCAGCAAGAGATTCTCAGTGCAATATAACAGcagtttatttatacacaatatCAGTACTAATGAATTAGGAGTGTATTATTGTATTCAAAGTGGTTCACCTCCCAACATCAGCAGTGGAATCAGACTTTACATCCGGAATCATTCAGCTGGTGAGTTGACTGAGACACGATTTCTGTGAGAAATTTAATCATTTTAGATTTCAGCCTGTATTCTGtgatttagaaaaataaaaatacaatgttGTTCCTATTACATATTTTGCGTTCACTTCTAAACCTGACATAacacattgcaaaaaaaaaaaatctgtctctTTCCAGAGAATCAGACGTGTGAGGTTAAGCAGCGGCCTAATCAGACAGCAGATAAATGTGAAGAGGTCAGACTCTGGAAAAGTCTCTTCATCACCCTTGTAATAATCTGTCTCGTCATTTTTGTCATCATGGGTGAGTGTAAATATACTCCAGAATACTCCTTAATTAGAAACTGAATATACAaacattattgttgttgttgttgtttaaaggCTTAACTTGTTGACATACTATATCTGATTATCACTAATAGCTAACTATAACATCTTATCATTTTTTAGTATATAGGACACCCTTTGAATACACTTAAGCTGAATATACAATGTCATTTAAACGTTCTTCCTTGTTCATTGAAACTAATACCATTACAACCAGGTGCCAACTTTGCTATCAAGAAGATCAGAGATTTTCCAACACAAACCCGAGCGTATGTTTATGAATGATACGGCTATATTTTTTTATCCAGATAAGAAAACAGCGAGGCAATATCTGGTGTGATGCTGCGTATTAATGAACTGttcctccattttgtttttaagattTCTTCAGAGGAATGGGTCAAAAATCTTAAATGTTGTAATGTCTGCATCAATTGCATATTGAACATACAGAACTTTACTGTCAATTtactactatttatttatttattttttactataagttactatattatttaaaaaaaaaattttttatacatttttaacttTAGCTGAAAATTACAAACCACCATTATCACAGTAATATTTGTAATTATCCTGTTTGATCCAAATCACAATCGCTCAAATGCAAGTCGGCTTATAAATAATACAACAGCTGTGACCTAATATGTTCCGTTTAGGAATATGGCTTcaaaaaatgaccaaaatctTGCCGTACATGTTTAAACGATGAGCTTAAGACACTTTCATGAGTGTCCTGATGGGTCCGTGAAATCTGTTTCACAGTTTAAGGGTTCCCTGAATGTAAAAAGATTCAGAACCTGTGATTTAGGGATCTTAGATAATAAGGTAATAAAgtcatgtataaaaaaaattgtttttgggTTCATTCTGAATGAATTGTGACATTTTAGGTTTTAAAGTTTGCCGATGCAAAAGAACT is part of the Ictalurus punctatus breed USDA103 chromosome 27, Coco_2.0, whole genome shotgun sequence genome and harbors:
- the LOC108259250 gene encoding uncharacterized protein LOC108259250 isoform X2, with product MRIIKLHFYLLVCCGAAEGFTEKSVDLGQNVTLKCEVSVRDVLWFLMKPSEPPVFILRSFSSRSTRPNYSSMTFSKRFSVQYNSSLFIHNISTNELGVYYCIQSGSPPNISSGIRLYIRNHSAENQTCEVKQRPNQTADKCEEVRLWKSLFITLVIICLVIFVIMVCRCKRTPKPGRQHPDPGLQLRQDNTVALYDEVPYTPMNRCVRTNNLNSTYALLQPPIL
- the LOC108259250 gene encoding uncharacterized protein LOC108259250 isoform X1; translation: MRIIKLHFYLLVCCGAAEGFTEKSVDLGQNVTLKCEVSVRDVLWFLMKPSEPPVFILRSFSSRSTRPNYSSMTFSKRFSVQYNSSLFIHNISTNELGVYYCIQSGSPPNISSGIRLYIRNHSAENQTCEVKQRPNQTADKCEEVRLWKSLFITLVIICLVIFVIMGFKVCRCKRTPKPGRQHPDPGLQLRQDNTVALYDEVPYTPMNRCVRTNNLNSTYALLQPPIL